The segment gtcgtgggttcgaacccccggccgatacctaagactttaaaattggcaatctagtggctgctccgcctggcgtctggcattatgtggttagtgctaggactggttggtccggtgtcagaataatgtgactgggtgagacacgaagcctgtgctgcgacttctgtcttgtgtgtggcgcacgttatatgtcaaagcagcaccgccctgatatggcccttcgtggtcggctgggcgttaagcaaacaaacaaacaaacaaacaaacaaacaaacaaatactgaacatcaataattttttctgtgttcgaaagctacagccaatcgttattatatccccttaggtcaCAGTTTTacaacattattggcacatgtaaacaatatgaattaattaatgaacgctacgaatatggcagcctttaattcAACCGTATTTGTTCTGTTAGCTTTATGGATGATTGCCAGCATTGAAACTTGAAATAAGTCGACGAACAGAACTGGTACTCTAATCCGGCTCTGGGAGCTTGCAGCGTCAAAATTGTTTTCTTGATTATAGTAATTAAAATAATCAGCATAATAGCGAACCATTTTCGAGTCAGTTGCATATGTGTTTAAATTAGAGAACAGCGAATGTCCCTCGGACTTAAGGTGAAGTTCACCAGAAAACAGCTCACTTCATTTCTCAGATTAACACCTGTGTCAGTTTGGAAGTTGATttagcaacaacagcaacacatgGAGAGAGAAAATAATAGCAATACAAAATCCCACAGAAAACAACAAGGCTGTAGATTAtctgtatgtgtccaagcagaAGCTAGGATGCTCATGTCCAATGTAAACTGACATGGTGGTTTTCGCGAGAAGAATGACAACTTCAACTCGAGGTTTGGACGTGGAATTTGTGTGCAGCAGAAGTTACTGTTTTCTGCTTTAAAAGGCAAAATCCTTCCTCATGCGCATACGATTCGCGTCACGGCATATCAAATCAGTCATGGCTTTTACCTGGGATAATACCATGCCTCCGACTCAGACACTTGCCTTAAAAATCAACTGACACTAGTGGTAGTgaattaaattaataaatatGAACTTTCACTTGAAGCAGCCATGCAATTAATATGTGGAATGTGTCTGTGTGGAAGGATTATCTTATTCGTTgtaaaagtctggccagatACGGGTTTGGTGAGCAGTACTGTTTTGTatggaaggactgtgcctgtaACGCGCCTGAAGCGGTTTTGTatggaaggactgtgcctgtaACGCGCCTGAAGCGGTTTGGTGAGCAGTACTGTTTTGTCAGTatggaaggactgtgcctgtaACGCGCCTGAAGCGGTTTGGTGAGCAGTACTGTTTTGTatggaaggactgtgcctgtaACGCGCCAGAAGCGGTTTGGTGAGCAGTACTGTTTTGTatggaaggactgtgcctgtaACGCGCCTGAAGCGGTTTGGTGAGCAGTGCTGTTTTGTatggaaggactgtgcctgtaACGCGCCTGAAGCGGTTTGGTGAGCAGTACTGTTTTGTatggaaggactgtgcctgtaACGCGCCTGAAGCGGTTTGGTGAGCAGTACTGTTTTGTatggaaggactgtgcctgtaACGCGCCTGAAGCGGTTTGCTTTGCATGCGTACTACATTATATTTTTTAGTCGGGTTTTATACACTCAATTATGAttcattatttatttttatgtgtgTTGATTTCGAATTTTAGGTCattgttctttttgtttgtttagtgtttgtttagtgtgtgtgtgtgtgtgtgtgtgtgtgtgtgtgtgtgtttgtgtgtgtgtgtgtgtttgtgtgtgtgtgtgtgcgtgcgtgtgtgagtgtgcgtacgtgcgtgtgtgtgtctgtgtggtttCGTGGCGGGGGTAATAATTATTTTAAGCTCAAATTAATCGTTTCAAAGAACAAAAACACGGATTAGAACGGCCACATATCTGGCTTCGGGACGGCCCGTACTTTACCCTGGGGCTGGTACAATGAACTTGTGTGCTGCAGAATGTGTCGAGGTTGGAATACGGGACAATGTCAGAACTCAGCATGCAAATTATTCATGATAAAACTCTAATCAGCTATCTGTTGTCTCTCCCTCGTGGGTTTGCCATTCAGAGAGAGAACCGGACGGGATATCAGATATCTGATTCCTAATATTCACGActgagagaagaaaaacaacattgGAATAGTTTGTGCTTGCTGGTTTGTTGCTCTGTCTGTGTTCGTTCGTCTCTTGTCACTCGACTCTGTCAATCTTAGTGATCGATTTTTTTTAGTGTTGATGGGTGTTTCGAGATTTTCCCCCGCACTGGATACCTTTAAGGTGTACTGCCGTAATTCACACAATCATATGTCAGCTTAATCTCTTTCTAGTTTACCCTGGAGGgatcgaggggggggggcagcaggTGGGGATCCAGGGTTCAGGGTctgtgcatctgtgtgtgtgtgaagggaggGGGTCTTGGATTACAGTGTTCGAAAAGGCATAGACCAAATGCTATGGAAAAGGGGAGTTTCACTGTAGTGGTAAAACGAGCACAGATACCCTTTCCCTCAAGTTTACTGTAGCCGACCAAGTTTATGTGTTTGGGGCTGGATTGGTTCGAGAGGATATATTAGACTAACTGAACCTCTTCAGGGTAAGATTTGACCAGATTTTTGTATTCCTTATTCAGACACGTTAAAGCGAAccaattcacacacacagacacacacacacacacacagagtcaatCAATCCCCCTGGATCATACAACAGGTATAACCTAATCCAGGATCTAGCAGATAACAACAAGGAATGCACTGATGTCGTGTAAACTCCttttattgtaaaccacacAGATAGAAAATGAATGATCATTTCTGGGCCCAAGCAGACAAGTAAATCCTGATTTTGTATATATGCCGTGACAGAGAAATAAGTCCACCGATCATAGTAGTTCTCATGCATGCACATCATTCTCAACAAACCTTCCCAGACAAATCTCCATTGATTGTTACCCCCAAACAGTGACCGCCATGACAGTACAGTTGACATAGCCATCACACACGTAATAGGAAACATGGCATTTACTGTCAGTGTTATaaataatacatgtacatattgACAGGAAGAAGTGTATCATTGCATAAATATTGAGTGGCTGCTACCAAGAAAATTCACccactctctccttctctttagTCTTTGATCAGCGTCCACGACAGCGCTGAGAAACTGaatctctctccttctctttctctctctctctctctcacacacacacacacacacacacacacacacacacacacactcactatgTATGTATCAAAACGTACCAcacctccaacacacacacacacacacacacacacacacatatacgcacgcatgcacacacacactcatcacaCTCCAAACAAGCAATAGTGTACTGCAGTATAAATATCTTGGAAGTGAGGATTCATATACACAAGGATGAAGACCAAGCAATAATGTGACAAAAGCTGTGTAACCATACATTGTATTCACAACTTTCTGTATAAAtgaaagacacaaacaaaatgcatgtgatgaacacacacacacacacacacacacacacacacacacacacacacacgcacacacacacacagaaatgatTTTTGCAACACAGTTCTGAGGGCACAAATGTAGGTGTACATTTAAACCACATGAACATAGCACCTACTGTGATAAAGTAGGTCTGACTGTTTCTTTAACCGTACCTCGCACCACAGGTGATGGGGGTCGAGTTAGCAGTTCAATATTTGTCTGTCTCAAAAACACCACTGTCTAAAACTTCCTGTAAGTTCAACACAGACACCCTGAAGAAAATCATTGGGAGAAAAAATACACTAAGTAACCAAATAAGACATCctaaaatagaaaaaaattcTGTGTGAAAAACAGGCACTCTAATCTTCTAACCTAATTCTACTCATGACTTTACTGTCAATAACAATAAACATCCCTCAAAATAAACAAAGATACTGCGAGAGATAAAGGTACCCCCCAACGCACAATCAGTAACACACCACACTCTTTTTGGCAGTCCAGTGTGGTTTTTCACACCATGGTGACACATCACTGTTGTTAATGTGTCTCTGTTCATGCCGAGAATATGAGGACTATCCTGCTGATAATGATCTGTGATGGTTATGAATCCCGTGGCTTTCCCTTCATCCTGTTTCAGTGTGCAAAGAACCTGTAATCAAAAGGGTGCAAAAAACGTTTCAGTGACTATAATAACTTCATGCATAATGTACAGTTTTAATAATATTAATTAAGCCACAATGACCGTGAGGGATCAGTGCCTATGTGGCTGGGtataatgtatgtgtgtatatatatatatatgtatatatatatatatacatgtattcatgtgTAAAATAATGTCAGCTAATCTCCTTCTGACTTTTCTTGGAACAAGttatttgaagaagaaaaagaaagaagataaaTATCCCTGTAGGATGCATTTGCCATAGCTGTTCTGTACCAATCttattttaaaaacaacacatacaaaacaaaacaaatgaactAACATTTTtataaacaacaaaaactgaATAACTAGAATGTCCACCATTACAAGAAAGTCTGACAACCAGCACACACACCAAGGGACATAACTCCTCACATTACTTAGCAATCACACCCTCGGAGAATTTGCAAACATGACAGTTTTACTTTTAGATACTGTATATAATTATCAGAACAGGACTCAGCAAGAGCTCGAATGTCTGAGAGTGAACTATTTAATCTGGTACTCAGTAAAACTATACTGTAACCATAGTAATTAAGCAACACCCCATGTGTAAAAACTTAGCTTTTGTTTTAACGTCATCCCTCTCGATCTCCCCTCCAACTGTTATATTCCCGATTCGTTCCAAACAGATGACACCGGCAGAACTTACTGCCATAACTACTGGCATATTTAAGTAATTATCATTGATAGTGTTTAAGTACATTGTACCATATTATACATTTCCCTGCGCTGATTTTAAGTCAGAAAGATTACCCTGATAAGGTAGCAGGTTTAATGGTTGGCTGTCTGGTATGTCGTTAGGTTATAATATAAGAGGcgggttttgtgtttgtttgtttcttcgtAAGTTTGgacttcttttgtttctttcttccttactttttgtttcattctgcctgcctgcctgtctttttttttgttgcttccctctgtctttctttatttcatgTTTCTTTgcactttttgttctttttttaaaactaaTTAAAGACAGTTCGGACCGTTCAAGGAATCTCAGATTTTCAGAAAATCACAAACGTGCAGCTCATTTCTGTACGCAGGGATATCCTCACTAGCTTTCATCCTCACAAAGAAACTGAATACATGAAGCAGAATACTGAGGTATTGCAAAGGGTGCATTACTGGCTACGATCATTATCCATCGTCCCTAAAAAGTAACCGAATTTGCCATATATATCCCAaacgcaaaaaaaacaaaaacctacaCAATGCTATAGCTAGCATCTATTAAAGCATGTGGGAGTATGCTTGACGAGCTTATTATCACAAAAGTACGCAAGACAAAAATTGGGTagcgctgtactgtatggcagctcactttcCCCAGAGACAAAGCAACCCAAATTTCCATGAACGTAGTCTCAAAAAACTACAtgatccttatccttatcctaagACTAGAGCCATCTATacgtacatgtgtatgtgtgttaccCGGTGCATGAAATATTGCATCCATGTTGTCAGAAAAAATCAAGTCTGTAGCCCACGCAGGccctcatttaaaaaaaaaagtaattcacTCACACAAGCATGAGAAACATGATGAAGACGTTCCATAGCCCAATGAAGACCCTCATTGTTCGCAGACTCAGCAGAAACTCTCGCACTTTGTCTCCTGCCAGACAAAGATGCAGTGAATCAAAGAAAGGTAATGCAGTCGTccatatctctgtctctttctctcagtctcccccccccccccctctctctgacagtgacacacacacactcaaattcaAAAACACAGAGTGCCACAGAAACTTTAAGAAGTAAAAGCAATTTAAATGTTATGGTAGGGTTTCATCATTCAGCAGAGCTTGTTTTATTCTGCAAGCTATTTCTCAAATACTTTCATGGAAAGTTAATATTATATGCAAAGTGTTGgttaacagtaacacacactgTACTGTATTAAAATACATACATTGTACATGTCTCACTCATGCTTCTAGTTTCTCTCCAAAGTATCTTAGTGATTTAAATAGATCTACCGGTACATGACCAAATTGGGACACTAAACTCACCTAATGTGGCATCCGCTACTGCACCAAACGCCCCTTCATCATGGCTTTTTCTCCTGCAATAGTCCAGGACAAAATCAAGATTCAAATAGATGtacacatatctatatatatatctatactcataggaaaaagttagggaccacttacacaaacaaacacagcttcCAAACCACCCAACAAAATTGTATCAAATTTGTAACATGTTTAATTCATTATCTCTGCGATCCTTTTCCAAAATATggtgacatttcattcacgcatTACGTGTCAACATGCTCTGAAACAACATGGGGGTCGAAAACAAAATTTGCAAGTTCCGAACAGTTCAGTAATGGGTGTGTCCGCCGCGTTTTGCGATGCCTTCTGCAGTCCTGTTACGCATTGAGTTTACCAGCTTCCTGCAGAAGGCCTGAGGAATGGCCTGCCATTCGATTTGCAGGAACTGAAGCAGTTGCTGCAGGTTCCTTGGGGTGGGTGGTTGTTCCTCACTCGCCTGTCCAGCTCATCCCACAGGTGCTCGATGGCCCTCATCCTGACGCCTCCACACACGAGCCCGACCGTCATGATGGTGCAGattaaagcgggactcatcgctGAACAGCACATCGGCCCATTGCTGGCGTGTCCACCTGGCATGGTTGTGACAGAACGCCAAACGAGCCTGGCGATGAGCTACTGTCAatcgtggccgtacagctggacGACGTGATCGCAGGCCAACTTCGTGCAGGCGTTTGCGGATGGTTTTCGTGCTGCGCTGACGTTGGTGTTTGTTGCCACCCTCAGCTGGCCCCTGATGATGTTTGCAGTGGTGCCTCGCTGCTGCAGAGCTTGTCTTCTGATGAAGCGATCTTCACGCTGTGTTGTCTTCTTAGGCCGTCctgacctgggcctctccagaacgctgttggtggcctggaacttctgatgcagcctgaccacgacagaatgggacactccaagtcgtctgcccacttctcgcttgcttacgccgtcttgcagccatgcgatggcccgggctttgttgaaggtcgtcacctttcgtctgggaggcatagtgagaagatggttgctagcggaaaatcgcggggctataaagcctaactggtgacaacagttcactctcAACACATCCTCCCTGCACGTGCATAACGAATTTTTCATCTTTCCCGCCCAGGCTTGCCCACGCGCCAGCCTAAAAATGGTACACTTTTTGCAGTTTGGCAGTTTCTGTCTCGTGCCCCAGCCAGGCCTCCGTGGATCCCGAGCAAGTTTCCTGCTAACACGTGTGTACGGCCTGACAGCCATTTGGTTTTAAAAACTTAGGAACAAGGAGTTTGGCACAGATGAAGTCAGCTGATTTGttcaagggcggtccctaacttttgccgttcagtatcttatatacggcttgtgtgtgtctgtctgtctttctgtcacttcgcgatgcacggccaaagttctcgatggatctgcttcaaatttggtgggcatattcaggtagaccccggacacatgaaaattttcaacacgtgctctgaacggattttggtttttatggtttttctgtacatccattcccagtaactcttccttatcttctccagtgttttgcgcgtttatctcccttcctttgtgtggcgtcaatcggcgaagccgggtacccggcgaagcgggtattcatctagtatatctatctatatatctatatatacggcttgtctgtgtctgtctgtcggtcacttcgcgatgcatggccaaagttctcgatggatctgcttcaaatttggtgggcatatttaggtagacccaaaacacaatctggtcgatgaaaattttcaacacgtgctctcagcgcgcagcgctgaaccgattttggtttttctgtacatccattcccagtaaatcttccttatcttctccagtgctttgcgcgtttatctcccttccttcgtacggtgcgccggcaaagccggcgtacttTGCCGGGTCACCGGCGAAGCcaggtattcggctctacttcttcccggcgaagccgggtacccggcgaagcgagtattcatctagtatctatatacggcttgtgtgtgtctgtctgtctgtctgtctgtctttctgtcacttcgcgatgcacggccaaagttctcgatggatctccttcaaatttggtgggcatattcaggtagaccccggacacaatctggtcgatgaaaattttcaacacgtgctctcagcgtgctgcgctgaaccgattttggtttttaattttatggtttttctgtacatccattcccagtaactcttccttatcttctccagtgttttgcgcgtttatctcccttccttcgtgtggcgtcaatcgcgtacggtgcgccaagCAAACATGCGAGTACGATGGATTCTAGCTATTAGGTTGCTAAGCATGACATGACTTTCGGCGAGATCTGCGAAACGTTACAGGAAATCCACCTGCAGGGAATCCCCCACTTTTGGTCAACATGGACCCCTTCTGCCACACtaacatacaaaaacacaaggGTCAGAACATATTGCGTTAGACCAGTGTACatttgtacagtggtacctctgtcTAACGACTTTGAAAATGTAACCGAAATTCGGTCGTTATATGGAGGGGTACATGGAGGATTGTTTTATGTCTGGGTCCGTCAATGATCCGGAATGACACGGGCGTTTTGATTGATGCCGCCCACAAAGTAATGTTATTCTTTCCTTAAACTATTATGGTAACCTGTTTTCTATTCAATTAATTACCCACACAGTTTTCTTGCTTGTTTAATCAAGCCCCATAACTACTCGTGGGTTAAGGtttgaaataaacaaactgAGGTCGAACAAAAACATGTGGTCCCAAAGCAAATGCACATCGATGTCGATACCAGCTACTAATCATATAGTCATACGATACCCAGCAAAGACTTGgttaaaaataaagaaaagtgtCCCAAACGCAAGGAACAAAACGTATTTGCAGACGTAAAGAACCgcggcagtgtgttgaaactgatgGAAAATTGTGGccaaaacttgaaacttgactcgctcattcaagggacataactgcaCTACAGACTGTCCACAGAGTTGAGTAATTTAGGACACTCCACTACTcaccttcaaacttcactgaCGGGATTCTGAGGAGAATTtattgattcaaacgaacgcGTGGTTGTATATATCGCGTCATTCGGTCACGGATCGGGGAAAACCAAGAACATTTCCAgatttaacaagaagagcaaacgctcgatcgagtcactttcgcagttctgaatattatatgaggcatcagatggacaggaagaaattgctattcacaacacaatgagtcacgttcacataaaatttgagcccggtcacttttatagtttccgagaaaagcccaacgttaagttgtgtgttgccgaacagaaaaggctagttatctcccttgtttttctgataacgttcgtaaaaggctacagatgtaaatactttgatgtaaagaataatcctacaaagtttcaatcacatccgatgaactttgtcaaagatataaaatgtctaatttttcctttgacgctgacctgtgaccttgaaaaaggtcaaaggtcaacgaaaccatcgttaaagtgtagaggtcattggaggtcacgactaaacaaaatatgagcccgatcgctttgatagtttccgagaaaagatataaaatgtctaatttttcctttgacgctgacctgtgaccttgaaaaaggtcaaaggtcaacgaaaccatcgttaaagtgtagaggtcattggaggtcacgactaaacaaaatatgagcccgatcgctttgatagtttccgagaaaagtccaacgttaaggtggtgtctacggacggccggccggacggccggtcggacagactaacactgaccgattacatagagtcactttttctcaagtgactcaaaaaccgtGTTTGTCGGCCGCCATTGTTAGCTAGACTGAAAATGTTTACACACGCTTTGCATACATACATATCGCAAAAtttcatgacgtcaccacaactttcggttttggttcgatgTTCGGATTACTTTCATAACGTTTCTGTAACTTTGCGTGTTTAAAAGGTAGAAGTTCCTGCACAGTTCTTTGCAAAATGAAGCAGACATCTGGCGAATGACCTTTATCtattcaaaataaagtaatgaccTGAAATAGAAACGAAAAACCATGGCTTCAGCCGTTTGCGTGCCAAAGTGATGTTGTACACGGACAGAATTTCAGCACGTTTGTGTACGTATCGCTTACTCACTCGACTGGAGATATAAATTAGAGTAAACTAAACCCGTGATAATTTTGAGAAAAGTCGTTATAAGTCCACGTATGGACGGTCGTATGTCGTATCAGAGAGGGGGACGTAATATGGAGGTGAGAAATACTAagacaaagaaggagaaaaaatccGTCAGAGAAAAGTCGGTCCTAATATTGAGAGACCCGTAAAAGAGAGGGGTCGTaaagggaggtaccactgtactacaCTACTGAAATTCTTTACTTACAGTCTGAAGTTGAGAATGGCACCAGCATTCATCAGTAAGGTCCtgaaacaaagacaagaaaccTGCTAGTGAACAGTGCCCTCGGCTTCAGTTCTACTTGATATGAGCAGGCTTTTCGTCTACTGATCT is part of the Littorina saxatilis isolate snail1 unplaced genomic scaffold, US_GU_Lsax_2.0 scaffold_467, whole genome shotgun sequence genome and harbors:
- the LOC138955882 gene encoding protein SMIM7 homolog; its protein translation is MLSEIVICGTLLMNAGAILNFRLRKSHDEGAFGAVADATLGDKVREFLLSLRTMRVFIGLWNVFIMFLMLVFFAH